AATGGAGGAGATATGAAGTCTTACCGTAAAGAACTCTGGTTTGAGGTGCCGACGAGAAGAGCCTTTATTAACATCACCCCGCAGGTCGAAGAGTGCCTGAAGGAGAGCGGCATTAAACACGGATTAGTACTGTGCAACGCTATGCACATTACCGCCTCTGTATTCATTAATGACGATGAGTCCGGACTGCATCATGATTACGATGTCTGGCTCGAAAAACTGGCGCCGCATGCTTCCACTTCACAATACAGGCACAATGTG
Above is a genomic segment from Methanomassiliicoccales archaeon containing:
- a CDS encoding secondary thiamine-phosphate synthase enzyme YjbQ; amino-acid sequence: MKSYRKELWFEVPTRRAFINITPQVEECLKESGIKHGLVLCNAMHITASVFINDDESGLHHDYDVWLEKLAPHASTSQYRHNVGEDNADAHMKRQIMGREVVVAVTDGKLDFGTWER